A region of Trichoplusia ni isolate ovarian cell line Hi5 chromosome 21, tn1, whole genome shotgun sequence DNA encodes the following proteins:
- the LOC113504259 gene encoding kappaPI-actitoxin-Avd3c-like, with the protein MKLFCIFALLFGVIAMIDARDAKCLQPVDPGICRGQIPAYYFNSETGNCEKFFYGGCMGNNNRFTSKAECNAVCK; encoded by the exons atgaaactgttttgtatttttgctttgCTATTTGGTGTCATTGCGATGATCGACGCTAGAG ATGCTAAATGCCTGCAACCTGTTGACCCTGGGATATGTCGAGGACAAATACCTGC ATACTACTTTAACAGTGAGACCGGAAATTGTGAGAAGTTCTTCTATGGCGGCTGTATGGGTAATAACAACCGTTTCACCAGTAAGGCAGAGTGCAATGCTGTTTGCAAATAA
- the LOC113504258 gene encoding kunitz-type serine protease inhibitor long epsilon-dendrotoxin Arg55-like has translation MRYNCVSVKISGLKNTVRLCCTKMKLLFFVFLMFGIFALNDARDSKCLQPAEPGICRAEIPRFYFNSETEKCEQFFYGGCMGNSNRFKTIEECKSACQ, from the exons ATGCGATATAATTGTGTCTCAGTTAAGATAAGCGGTTTGAAGAATACTGTGCGTTTGTGTTGTACCAAAatgaaactgttattttttgtttttctgatgTTTGGGATCTTCGCCTTAAACGACGCTAgag ATTCCAAATGCTTGCAACCTGCTGAGCCTGGAATTTGTCGAGCTGAGATTCCAAG aTTCTACTTCAACAGTGAGACTGAAAAATGCGAACAATTCTTCTACGGCGGCTGTATGGGTAACAGTAACCGCTTCAAGACTATAGAAGAGTGCAAATCCGCTTGTCAATAA